The nucleotide window ACAATAACCGTATATTTTATCGAGCGCATTATGACGACCAATATCCATACGTGTCAATATTATGCCGTTATGATCACATAATGCGGCATTATGCACACCTCCCGTTTGCTTAAAGGTTAGCGCTGTATTTTGCATCTCTTGCATAAAGCGGAAGCAATCCTCTGTCGTAATTTGGATATTGCTATCCTTCATTGTTTTCGCTGTCAAAGCATCATTGGCAAAAACAAAGCCTTGTCTGCTCATGCCACAGCAAGAAGTAATATAACGCTTATTTTGTATTTGCTGATAATAAGGATTTAATCGCTTTGTTGTAATATGTACAAAGCCCTCCTCCTGCTGATACCAAATATTCTCAATGTCCTCAAAGTTACGTATAACACGCTCAGAGGCTAAATAACCAACGACCATATCCTCGACATATTCAGGTGTACAAACCATCGTCACAAATTCCTGCTGATTAATTTTAAGCGTCACCGCATACTCTGTCACAATCATATCTTCCAGCGTTTTCACTTGCTCGTTATCAACGCGTAAAACCTCTCGTATAACTGCCTTTTCCATCAGTCATCGCCTCTATTCGCTAATAGTATTTTCAAACATAAATACGGAGATTGCGATATCTTCCTCAATTTTAATATCTGTAAACAGATGCAGTAATTTCGTTCCTACTAATTCCTCTAATGCCGTTGGCGGTTCTTTGGCGTATAGCTCCTGAATCATATTGGTACGCGCAGCATGCACTGTTTTTAAGCCTTCTGCTGTACTTGCAATAAATTTTTCCGTCGGTGTTAAATTGCCATACAAAGTCGAAATCGCCATATTGCCAACGAAAACTGTCTGGATACGTTCAGGTCCTTTTCCGAATAAATCTTTGCGCAACTTGCGGATCATATCGTTAAATTCATGTATTTTTTTAGACATATTGCGATTCTCCTTACATCAAATAATTTTGCCACCCTACTAGTTTGTTAATAATATAGTACCTCGAAAAAAATTGAAAGGGAAAAATAAAGGATTGTTCATTCTAAATAAAGGGGCTATAATAAAAGATATACGAATGGGATTGAGATATTTTAATTCATGATGAATTTTAATGTTTGAGTGCTATTGTGAATTAACTGAACAGTAGATTGAGTTTTTAGCACGTTCTGCTAAGAGTTTTATCCACCTTGAATGACTAACATGCAAATAGCGTGTCATTTCTTGGTGGATTTTTTAGTTTCATGCGAAGATGCTAGCGCAAATGAGGGGGCGCACTTCTGAGCATTTTTAGTCGGAGAGAAAGAGGAGGAACTGACTTTGAACAATATTACAATTAACGGCGTAGCATATCCTATAACTGAAGGGGCAACAATTCTTGATACGATTAACCAAAATGGCATTGCGCATCCGCAAATTTGCCATGTACCAGCAGTCGATCCAATCGAAACATGCGATACGTGTATCGTTGAGGTTGATGGACAATTAGTGCGTTCATGTTCAACAAAGGCGCAACAAGGAATGAATGTCCAGCTAGCTTCTGCCAAAGCAAAGGCTGCCCAAACCGAAGCGATGGATCGTTTATTAGAAAATCACTTGCTGTACTGTACCGTTTGCGATAATAACAATGGCAATTGTACATTGCATAATACAGCTGAAATGATGGAAATAGAGCATCAAAAATATCCCTATAAACCGAAAGTAGAACCACATGAAGTCGATATGTCACATCCTTTTTACCGCTACGACCCAAATCAATGTATCGCTTGTGGTCAATGTGTAGAGGTTTGCCAAAACTTGCAGGTCAATGAAACATTATCGCTTGATTGGGAAGCCGATAGACCACGTGTTATTTGGGATATGGGCGTTGCGATTAACGACTCCTCCTGTGTAAGCTGTGGTCAATGTGTCACAGTATGTCCGTGTAATGCACTAATGGAAAAAACGATGCTTGGTGAGGCCGGCTTTATGACAGGGCTGAAGCAGGATATGTTAGACCCAATGATTCACTTAATTAAAGAGGTTGAGCCGGGCTATAGCGGTATTTTTGCGATTTCTGAAGTAGAGGCTGCAATGCGTAGCAAGCGCACGAAAAAAACGAAAACAGTTTGTACATTTTGCGGTGTAGGCTGTTCATTCGAAGTATGGACAAAGGGACGTAAAATTTTAAAGGTGCAGCCTTCTGAAGGGCCTGTTAATGCTATTTCCACTTGTGTGAAAGGGAAATTTGGCTGGGATTTCATTAACTCTGAAGAGCGCCTAACAAAGCCATTGATTCGTAAAAACGATGAATTTGTCGAATCCTCTTGGGACGAAGCGCTTGATTTAATTTCTAGAAAGTTAGGGAGCATTCATGAGCAATATGGTTCAGGCTCTATCGGCTTTATTTCTTCTTCAAAAATTACGAATGAGGAAAACTATTTAATTCAAAAAATGGCACGTCAATTGTTCCAAACGAATGATGTTGATAACTGCTCACGTTACTGCCAATCGCCTGCGACAGATGGCTTAATTCGTACAGTTGGCCTAGGTGGTGACGCTGGTACTATTAAGGATATTGCTAAAGCAGGTCTTGTCATCATTGTTGGTGCGAACCCGGCTGAAGGGCACCCTGTACTCGCTACACGTGTCAAACGTGCCCATAAGCTACACGGACAAAAATTAATCGTTGCAGATATTCGCAAGCATGAAATGGCAGAGCGCTCCGATATTTTCATGCGTCCAAAGCAAGGCACAGACCAAGTATGGTTAATGGCTGTGACAAAATATATGATTGACCAAGGCTGGCATGATGAAGCCTTTATCCAAGAAAATGTCAATCACTTCGGAGAATTTAAAGAGGTGCTTGAAAAATACACATTAGACTATGCAGAGCAACAAACAGGTATCAATAAAGAGACGTTAATTCAAGTAGCTGAAATGATTCGCGATGCAGATGGCACATGTATTCTTTGGGGAATGGGTGTTACACAAAATACAGGTGGTTCTTATACGTCTGCTGCCATCTCCAATTTGCTATTAGCGACAGGTAACTATCGCCGTCCAGGAGCAGGCGCATATCCACTACGCGGACACAACAATGTACAAGGCGCCTGTGATATGGGTACATTACCACATCTTTTACCAGGCTATCAAAAAGTAACAAATGATGAGGAACGTGCAAAATTTGAACAAGCATATGGTACAAAAATTCCTGCACAACCGGGGCGTACAAATATGGCGATGCTTGATGCTATCATGGAAGGTAAAATGAAGGCGATGTATTTAGTTGGAGAGGATATGGCACTTGTTGATTGCAATGCCAACCATGTTGATGAGGTGCTGTCACAATTGGATTTCTTTGTTGTACAAGATTGTTTCTTATCGCGTACCGCACAATATGCCGATGTTATTTTACCTGCTGCTCCATCGCTTGAAAAAGAAGGGACATTCACAAACACAGAGCGTCGTGTACAACGCTTATATCAAGCATTACCAACACTCGGTGAATCGAAAGCCGATTGGGAAATTTTACAGATGGTCGCACGTCGCCTAGGTGCAAATTGGACTTATAGTCATCCAAGTGAAATATTTGCTGAAATGGCTAGCTTGTCACCTTTATTTGCTGAAGCGAGCTATGATGTATTAGAGGGCTGGGGTAGCTTCTGTTGGGGTAGCTTAGATGGTAAAGATACACCTTTATTATATGAAGACGGCTTTAACTTCCCTGACAAAAAAGCACGCTTTTCTTTACA belongs to Lysinibacillus louembei and includes:
- the fdhD gene encoding formate dehydrogenase accessory sulfurtransferase FdhD encodes the protein MEKAVIREVLRVDNEQVKTLEDMIVTEYAVTLKINQQEFVTMVCTPEYVEDMVVGYLASERVIRNFEDIENIWYQQEEGFVHITTKRLNPYYQQIQNKRYITSCCGMSRQGFVFANDALTAKTMKDSNIQITTEDCFRFMQEMQNTALTFKQTGGVHNAALCDHNGIILTRMDIGRHNALDKIYGYCLRQQIDMRDKIIVFSGRISSEILLKVSKIGCAIVLSKSAPTELALQLAEQLGITTVGFIRYNSLNIYTHPQRIQLPKQ
- a CDS encoding DUF2294 domain-containing protein; this translates as MSKKIHEFNDMIRKLRKDLFGKGPERIQTVFVGNMAISTLYGNLTPTEKFIASTAEGLKTVHAARTNMIQELYAKEPPTALEELVGTKLLHLFTDIKIEEDIAISVFMFENTISE
- the fdhF gene encoding formate dehydrogenase subunit alpha, with translation MNNITINGVAYPITEGATILDTINQNGIAHPQICHVPAVDPIETCDTCIVEVDGQLVRSCSTKAQQGMNVQLASAKAKAAQTEAMDRLLENHLLYCTVCDNNNGNCTLHNTAEMMEIEHQKYPYKPKVEPHEVDMSHPFYRYDPNQCIACGQCVEVCQNLQVNETLSLDWEADRPRVIWDMGVAINDSSCVSCGQCVTVCPCNALMEKTMLGEAGFMTGLKQDMLDPMIHLIKEVEPGYSGIFAISEVEAAMRSKRTKKTKTVCTFCGVGCSFEVWTKGRKILKVQPSEGPVNAISTCVKGKFGWDFINSEERLTKPLIRKNDEFVESSWDEALDLISRKLGSIHEQYGSGSIGFISSSKITNEENYLIQKMARQLFQTNDVDNCSRYCQSPATDGLIRTVGLGGDAGTIKDIAKAGLVIIVGANPAEGHPVLATRVKRAHKLHGQKLIVADIRKHEMAERSDIFMRPKQGTDQVWLMAVTKYMIDQGWHDEAFIQENVNHFGEFKEVLEKYTLDYAEQQTGINKETLIQVAEMIRDADGTCILWGMGVTQNTGGSYTSAAISNLLLATGNYRRPGAGAYPLRGHNNVQGACDMGTLPHLLPGYQKVTNDEERAKFEQAYGTKIPAQPGRTNMAMLDAIMEGKMKAMYLVGEDMALVDCNANHVDEVLSQLDFFVVQDCFLSRTAQYADVILPAAPSLEKEGTFTNTERRVQRLYQALPTLGESKADWEILQMVARRLGANWTYSHPSEIFAEMASLSPLFAEASYDVLEGWGSFCWGSLDGKDTPLLYEDGFNFPDKKARFSLQDWVQPVEYEAQYDCLINNGRMLEHFHEGNLTNKSKGIQAKVPEIFVEVSPELAKERGIEDGALLRLVSPYGALKLNALVTDRVQGNELFLPMNSVSKDSAINFLTGPAADINTSTPAYKQTKVRIEVLKPKGKTPLPRTNPRYKQRHPQNGVEVQRKWNRPGYVHLTTNGGN